Proteins co-encoded in one Bremerella sp. TYQ1 genomic window:
- a CDS encoding aminotransferase class I/II-fold pyridoxal phosphate-dependent enzyme, with product MTPEMLNSFTPPSTSIVDRLRHRAEHLGSQVAFTFLVDGEDEEIKLTYEHLDMRCQAIAAELQARGMEGERALLLFPPGLDFIAAFFGCLYAGVVAVPAYPPRRNRNMVRIQAIADDAQAKVALTISDVYDRMVPMFEETPGLKTIEWIRTDRVEDTQSQDWKQPGITAETLAFLQYTSGSTGTPKGVMLSHGNMMHNSALISYAFEHTRSVRACFWLPMYHDMGLIGGVLQPMQIGQPNVLMSPMAFLQQPYRWLRAISKYQCNISGGPNFAYELCVQKITPEQREKLDLSSWELAFNGAEPVKPETLDRFAKTFEPCGFRREAFYPCYGMAEATLIISGGMKKSPPVIQAVDGYSLDQHQVVDADPDDDGARLIVGCGNTLPDQRILIVEPETFTKRQADEVGEVWVQGPSIAKGYWRNEEATENIFNAYTSDTNEGPFLRTGDLGFMQANGELFITGRLKDMIIVRGVNRYPQDIENTVNQCHDLMEGMTAAAVMAEVADKERLIVVAEAPRAKRKELTDIIAAIRREVAIEHEVSVDGVALIRRGSIPKTSSGKIQRHACREHFLTHTLPVLERWVAWDEVQVSEEIQRVKLRRAQLEAARADAEGLAVSDPLVRQRTVQMVIDKIREIAKDRGRTIEPETDILELDLDSLERMEIIASIEDHYGARFPDDILPSMRTVAQVADCIEIYLATDEMLPAPAGEIPQEMFGFSALPEYRQVRQISDQLSDLGLPNPYFQVLDGPTSATAIVDGKEVINFAGYNYLGLAENADVKQAAIDAIETLGVSTSGSRLISGERELHRELEGELAKFIGVQSSMLMSGGHAANETTIGHLLRTGDLILHDSMAHSSIITGANLSGARRRPYPHNDWRELDEILHDIRKDYRRVLIVAEGIYGMEGDLCPLPQLVEIRNRHKTWLMVNEAHSLGTVGKTGRGVQEHFGIDPSQVDIWIGTLSKALGSAGGYVAGSRELIDYLKHTASGFVYSAGLSPPATAAALAALRQLEQNPGWIDKLQQNADLVRELAKKAGLNTGSSEKSPIVPIIVGDSMMTMILAQKLLADGVNARPLTYPAVEESAARLRLFVNAHHTKDQIRQTINKLAALWSKLQRENHASAS from the coding sequence GTGACTCCTGAGATGCTCAACTCGTTTACTCCGCCTTCCACCAGTATTGTCGACCGATTGCGACATCGCGCCGAGCATCTGGGGTCTCAGGTCGCATTCACCTTCCTTGTCGATGGGGAAGATGAAGAGATCAAGCTCACCTACGAGCATCTCGACATGCGCTGTCAGGCTATTGCCGCCGAGCTTCAAGCCCGCGGCATGGAAGGGGAACGCGCGCTGCTGCTATTTCCTCCGGGATTGGATTTCATCGCAGCGTTCTTTGGTTGCCTCTATGCCGGCGTAGTTGCCGTGCCGGCCTATCCGCCACGGCGTAACCGTAACATGGTTCGTATTCAGGCCATCGCCGACGACGCCCAAGCCAAAGTTGCGTTGACCATCTCGGACGTCTACGACCGCATGGTCCCGATGTTCGAGGAAACGCCTGGCCTGAAAACGATCGAATGGATCCGTACCGATCGCGTTGAAGACACCCAATCGCAAGACTGGAAACAGCCTGGCATCACCGCCGAAACGCTCGCGTTTCTCCAATACACCTCCGGTTCAACCGGAACGCCGAAGGGGGTGATGCTCTCGCACGGCAACATGATGCACAACTCGGCCCTCATTTCGTACGCGTTCGAGCACACGCGCAGCGTCCGGGCCTGTTTCTGGCTGCCAATGTATCACGACATGGGGCTGATCGGCGGTGTCCTTCAGCCGATGCAGATCGGCCAGCCGAACGTACTGATGTCGCCCATGGCGTTCCTGCAGCAGCCCTATCGCTGGCTCCGCGCGATCTCGAAGTATCAGTGCAATATCAGCGGTGGTCCAAACTTCGCTTATGAACTGTGTGTGCAGAAGATCACGCCGGAACAACGTGAGAAACTCGACTTAAGCAGCTGGGAACTCGCCTTCAACGGGGCCGAACCGGTCAAACCGGAAACGCTCGACCGGTTCGCGAAAACATTCGAGCCATGCGGTTTCCGCCGCGAAGCGTTCTATCCTTGCTACGGCATGGCAGAAGCGACGCTGATTATCTCTGGCGGTATGAAGAAAAGCCCACCGGTCATTCAGGCCGTCGATGGCTATTCCCTCGATCAACACCAAGTGGTCGACGCCGATCCCGATGACGACGGTGCGCGGCTGATTGTCGGTTGCGGCAATACGCTGCCCGACCAGCGAATTTTGATCGTCGAACCTGAAACGTTCACCAAGCGACAAGCGGATGAAGTAGGCGAAGTTTGGGTCCAAGGGCCAAGCATCGCCAAAGGGTATTGGCGCAACGAAGAGGCGACCGAAAACATCTTCAACGCCTACACGTCCGACACCAACGAAGGTCCTTTCCTGCGAACCGGCGACCTCGGTTTCATGCAGGCCAATGGCGAGTTGTTCATCACCGGCCGCCTGAAGGACATGATCATTGTCCGTGGCGTCAATCGTTATCCGCAAGATATCGAGAACACCGTCAACCAGTGCCACGACTTGATGGAAGGGATGACCGCCGCTGCGGTGATGGCCGAAGTGGCCGACAAAGAACGCCTGATCGTCGTTGCAGAAGCCCCTCGGGCCAAACGCAAAGAACTGACCGACATCATCGCCGCGATCCGCCGCGAAGTCGCCATCGAGCATGAAGTTTCTGTCGATGGCGTCGCGTTGATTCGTCGCGGTTCGATCCCCAAAACTTCCAGCGGCAAAATCCAGCGACATGCCTGCCGCGAACACTTCCTGACGCACACGCTGCCGGTCCTCGAACGCTGGGTGGCGTGGGACGAAGTGCAAGTCTCTGAAGAAATCCAACGCGTCAAACTGCGTCGTGCCCAACTTGAAGCGGCCCGAGCCGATGCCGAAGGTTTGGCCGTTTCCGATCCCCTGGTTCGCCAACGCACCGTGCAGATGGTGATCGACAAGATTCGCGAAATCGCCAAGGATCGCGGTCGCACGATCGAGCCTGAAACCGACATCCTGGAGTTGGATCTCGATTCGCTCGAACGAATGGAGATCATTGCGTCGATCGAAGATCATTACGGGGCTCGCTTCCCTGACGACATTCTGCCGTCCATGCGAACCGTCGCTCAGGTCGCCGACTGCATCGAGATTTATCTCGCGACCGATGAAATGCTGCCTGCCCCCGCCGGCGAAATTCCGCAAGAGATGTTCGGCTTCTCGGCATTGCCTGAGTATCGCCAGGTACGTCAAATCTCGGATCAGCTAAGCGATCTTGGCCTGCCGAATCCTTACTTCCAAGTGCTCGATGGACCGACGTCCGCTACGGCGATTGTCGACGGCAAAGAGGTCATCAACTTTGCTGGGTACAACTACCTCGGCCTGGCTGAAAACGCCGACGTGAAGCAAGCCGCCATCGACGCGATTGAAACGCTTGGCGTTTCGACAAGCGGCAGCCGTTTGATTTCCGGCGAACGCGAACTGCACCGCGAATTGGAAGGCGAGTTGGCCAAGTTTATCGGCGTGCAAAGTTCCATGCTGATGTCTGGCGGTCACGCGGCTAACGAAACCACGATCGGCCACTTGCTGCGGACCGGCGACTTGATCCTGCACGATTCGATGGCCCACAGCAGCATCATCACTGGGGCCAATCTTAGTGGAGCTCGCCGGCGTCCTTATCCGCACAACGACTGGCGCGAGCTGGACGAAATTCTGCACGACATCCGCAAAGATTACCGCCGCGTGTTGATCGTTGCCGAAGGTATCTACGGCATGGAAGGAGACCTCTGCCCGTTGCCGCAGTTGGTCGAGATCCGCAACCGCCACAAGACCTGGCTGATGGTCAACGAAGCCCATTCACTGGGAACCGTCGGCAAGACCGGCCGAGGCGTTCAGGAACACTTCGGCATCGATCCAAGTCAGGTCGACATTTGGATCGGCACACTCAGCAAAGCCCTCGGTTCCGCCGGTGGTTATGTGGCCGGCAGCCGCGAGTTGATCGATTACCTGAAGCATACCGCTTCCGGCTTTGTCTACAGCGCCGGTCTTTCCCCTCCGGCAACCGCCGCGGCTTTGGCAGCACTGCGACAGTTAGAGCAAAACCCTGGCTGGATCGATAAGCTTCAGCAAAACGCCGATCTGGTTCGAGAGTTGGCAAAGAAGGCCGGCCTGAACACCGGCAGCAGCGAGAAGTCGCCGATCGTGCCAATCATCGTCGGCGATTCGATGATGACGATGATCCTCGCTCAGAAGCTGTTGGCTGACGGCGTGAACGCTCGTCCGTTGACCTACCCCGCGGTCGAAGAATCGGCGGCCCGGCTGCGACTATTCGTCAACGCCCATCACACCAAAGACCAAATCCGCCAGACCATCAACAAACTGGCTGCACTCTGGTCGAAGCTCCAACGAGAAAACCACGCGAGCGCCAGCTAA
- a CDS encoding DUF4198 domain-containing protein, whose amino-acid sequence MASGNWKIEIGLILMLGLLVGCSQDGPPIADVEGQVLLDGAPLSDAEVTFSPQSAGRHSVGKTDQDGRFELRYSGTRTGALVGDHTVKISTFQAPHPAGPNGEMSPLKKERVPKRYNVNSELTRTVDKWGSEFTFELESK is encoded by the coding sequence ATGGCTAGTGGTAACTGGAAGATAGAAATCGGGCTGATTCTGATGCTTGGCTTGTTGGTCGGCTGCTCGCAAGACGGACCACCGATTGCAGATGTGGAAGGCCAAGTATTATTAGATGGTGCCCCGCTATCAGATGCAGAGGTGACGTTTTCACCTCAATCGGCAGGTCGACATTCAGTCGGCAAAACTGATCAAGATGGTCGCTTTGAACTGCGTTACTCGGGCACACGTACCGGAGCGCTTGTTGGCGATCACACTGTGAAGATATCTACGTTCCAAGCCCCACACCCTGCAGGGCCGAATGGGGAGATGTCGCCGCTTAAGAAGGAACGCGTTCCTAAGCGGTACAACGTCAATTCCGAGCTGACGCGTACCGTCGATAAATGGGGCAGCGAGTTTACCTTCGAGCTCGAATCGAAATAG
- a CDS encoding DUF1559 domain-containing protein: MKPRSKTGFTLVELLVVIAIIGVLIALLLPAVQQAREAARRMQCKNHLKQFGIALHNYHDVHGSMPSGAMAHARGGWSWSTLLLPFIEQGNIHDQINFNQSPDDSSNANAIRSTIPIALCPSDLAPEINDDPSLANQATTSYLATAGCNVYIPSGCNGADEGAFFHNSERKFRDFTDGLSNSAVVGEVFWRIGSYSSGNTIRNTQHYYGGLITGKWFTFGDTCGTGTGTADSDYRRTYAVMRSGAVPINNYDPSGDTWWDTSHHGFGSHHPGGAHFMFGDGSTHFISEHIEFYWPSPYYNAHLPSVTDGMNPGTYTATYHKLLSINDGNVVNLP, encoded by the coding sequence ATGAAGCCCCGCTCTAAGACTGGGTTCACCCTGGTCGAACTTCTGGTTGTGATTGCCATTATTGGTGTGTTGATTGCTTTGCTGCTGCCGGCCGTTCAACAGGCGCGCGAAGCGGCTCGTCGGATGCAGTGTAAGAACCATTTGAAGCAGTTTGGCATTGCCCTGCACAATTATCACGACGTCCATGGCTCGATGCCGTCCGGCGCGATGGCTCATGCCCGTGGTGGCTGGTCCTGGTCGACATTACTTTTGCCCTTCATCGAGCAAGGGAATATTCACGATCAGATCAATTTCAATCAGTCGCCAGACGACAGTAGTAATGCGAATGCGATTCGAAGCACGATTCCAATTGCATTGTGTCCCAGCGACTTGGCGCCAGAGATTAACGACGATCCATCCCTGGCCAATCAGGCCACGACGAGCTATCTCGCCACTGCTGGCTGCAATGTCTATATCCCCAGTGGATGTAACGGTGCTGACGAGGGAGCGTTCTTCCACAACAGCGAACGCAAGTTTCGCGACTTTACAGACGGTCTATCGAACTCTGCTGTCGTTGGGGAAGTTTTCTGGCGAATCGGAAGCTACTCAAGCGGTAACACGATTCGTAATACCCAGCATTACTACGGTGGTTTGATTACCGGTAAATGGTTTACGTTCGGCGATACATGCGGTACCGGCACAGGCACGGCCGACTCGGACTATCGACGTACGTATGCCGTGATGCGATCGGGAGCCGTACCGATCAACAATTACGATCCTTCCGGCGACACATGGTGGGACACTTCGCATCATGGCTTTGGAAGTCATCACCCAGGCGGTGCTCACTTTATGTTCGGTGATGGATCGACTCACTTCATCAGCGAGCATATCGAATTTTATTGGCCATCCCCGTACTACAATGCTCATCTTCCATCGGTCACTGATGGCATGAACCCTGGCACTTACACAGCGACTTACCACAAGCTTCTTAGCATCAACGATGGTAACGTCGTCAATCTTCCGTAG
- a CDS encoding sugar phosphate isomerase/epimerase, which yields MAKFSMNQMTTLRWSFEQDCFRYREAGLSAIHVWRDKLHDYGEAKGAILLEELGLEVSALSWAGGFTGSDGRNFQDALNDAKHAVDLAQELKAGCLIVYSGSRGGHISKHAQRLFSGALDELIPYAEAHGVTLAIKPIRHKYGSDWTLVRRMTDALQLIDVVDSPCFKLVLDLYEFGDQAEVLDNLHLLVPYLALVQVGDRGCEPQEEPNRCLLGEGQLSLDTTIAKLSQLGYDGPFDIELMGRDVQPLEYEEMLQRSMDYLQAMKSAT from the coding sequence ATGGCCAAGTTCTCGATGAACCAAATGACCACACTTCGCTGGTCGTTTGAACAAGATTGCTTCCGATACCGCGAGGCGGGCCTTTCCGCCATTCACGTCTGGCGTGATAAGCTTCACGACTACGGCGAAGCGAAAGGTGCCATCCTGCTGGAAGAATTGGGATTGGAAGTATCCGCACTCAGTTGGGCCGGCGGATTCACCGGCAGCGACGGCCGCAACTTCCAAGATGCCTTGAACGATGCCAAGCATGCGGTCGATCTCGCTCAGGAACTCAAAGCAGGCTGTTTGATTGTCTACAGCGGTTCACGCGGAGGACACATCAGCAAGCATGCTCAGCGGCTCTTCTCCGGCGCGCTCGATGAACTGATTCCCTACGCGGAAGCTCACGGCGTGACACTGGCCATCAAACCCATTCGTCACAAGTATGGTAGCGACTGGACACTCGTTCGCCGCATGACCGACGCGCTGCAGTTGATCGACGTGGTCGACTCTCCCTGCTTCAAATTGGTGCTCGATCTGTACGAGTTCGGCGATCAGGCCGAAGTGCTCGACAATCTGCACTTGCTGGTCCCATACCTGGCATTGGTGCAAGTCGGCGATCGTGGCTGCGAACCGCAGGAAGAACCGAACCGCTGCTTGCTCGGCGAAGGCCAACTGTCGCTCGACACAACGATCGCCAAGCTGTCTCAACTTGGTTACGACGGTCCCTTCGATATCGAGCTGATGGGACGCGACGTGCAGCCGCTGGAGTACGAAGAGATGCTGCAGCGAAGCATGGACTATCTGCAAGCGATGAAGTCGGCGACCTGA
- a CDS encoding PQQ-binding-like beta-propeller repeat protein, which yields MLVWVRSLLATYLFLVGMNAPALLFAEEWPTFLGPRHNSTSSETGLQVPWPKDGPKILWQRKLGTGYGIGSIADGKFYQFDRHGDQNRLEVLAVTTGDKIWQYEYPTQYEDALGYNNGPRCSPVIDDDRVYIYGAEGELHCLSTKERKLLWKRNLSADFNVVPNFFGVGSTPVIFKDKLLVMVGGSPEEFKGLGPYDIGRVDGNGSGIVALDKKSGKTIYQISDELASYASLTLAEIDGRPWCFAFLRGGLLAFDPRDGKIDFHYPWRAKKLESVNASTPVVVGDEVFISECYSLGSTLLKVKPGGYEVVWKDEERSRDHAMETHWNTAVYADGFLYGSSGRHTHQAELRCIDWKTGEIQWAESGLTRSSLLLVEDYLLCLSEYGMLRLLKANPKAYEVISEVELTDDRGNKLLKPPAWAAPILSDGRLFVRGDDRLVCLEVIPPGNQ from the coding sequence ATGCTGGTTTGGGTTCGCTCCCTTCTTGCTACGTACCTCTTCCTTGTTGGAATGAATGCCCCTGCCCTGCTCTTCGCCGAAGAGTGGCCGACGTTCCTGGGGCCTCGCCATAACAGTACTTCCAGCGAAACCGGTCTGCAGGTTCCATGGCCCAAGGATGGTCCCAAAATACTCTGGCAGCGAAAACTGGGAACCGGCTACGGTATCGGCAGCATCGCGGATGGAAAGTTCTATCAATTCGACCGGCATGGCGATCAGAACCGGCTTGAGGTCCTGGCCGTCACCACCGGCGACAAAATCTGGCAGTACGAGTATCCCACGCAGTACGAAGACGCATTGGGCTACAACAATGGGCCACGCTGTAGCCCGGTGATCGATGACGATCGCGTCTATATCTATGGTGCCGAAGGGGAACTCCATTGCCTTAGCACCAAGGAGCGAAAACTGCTGTGGAAACGAAATCTATCTGCAGATTTCAATGTGGTGCCGAACTTCTTTGGTGTCGGAAGTACTCCGGTCATCTTCAAGGACAAACTGTTGGTCATGGTCGGTGGTAGTCCTGAGGAATTCAAAGGACTGGGACCGTACGACATTGGTCGCGTCGACGGAAACGGCAGTGGGATCGTGGCGCTCGACAAAAAAAGTGGCAAAACGATCTATCAAATCTCGGACGAACTGGCCAGTTACGCAAGCTTAACTCTCGCTGAAATCGACGGTCGACCATGGTGCTTCGCTTTTCTGCGTGGTGGACTGTTAGCTTTCGATCCACGCGACGGCAAAATCGATTTCCATTATCCGTGGCGAGCGAAAAAGCTGGAAAGCGTGAATGCCAGCACCCCGGTAGTGGTCGGCGACGAGGTCTTTATCTCCGAATGTTATTCCCTCGGCAGCACCTTGTTGAAGGTCAAGCCAGGCGGTTACGAAGTCGTTTGGAAAGACGAAGAACGCAGTCGCGACCACGCCATGGAAACGCACTGGAACACGGCCGTCTACGCGGATGGATTCCTTTACGGCAGCAGTGGCCGACACACGCATCAGGCCGAGCTGCGCTGCATCGATTGGAAGACCGGCGAAATCCAATGGGCCGAGTCTGGGCTCACGCGAAGCTCGTTACTGCTCGTCGAAGACTACCTGCTGTGCCTTAGCGAATACGGCATGCTGCGGTTGCTGAAGGCGAACCCGAAAGCCTATGAAGTGATCTCCGAAGTCGAATTGACCGACGACCGAGGCAATAAGCTGCTGAAGCCGCCGGCGTGGGCCGCCCCCATCCTCTCCGATGGACGGCTCTTCGTTCGAGGAGACGATCGACTGGTTTGTTTAGAGGTCATTCCCCCTGGCAATCAGTAA
- the arfB gene encoding alternative ribosome rescue aminoacyl-tRNA hydrolase ArfB, translating into MSTFVISPSIQIPWSELQFSYSRSSGPGGQHVNKTNTKATLKWDVRQTEAISPAIKSRFEKHWGARINKEGLLVITSEESREQRSNQEACLDKLKHMITLSAKRPKVRVPTKPSRSSVIKGQEKKRQHSDRKSQRRKSKNISYRND; encoded by the coding sequence ATGTCGACGTTTGTAATTAGTCCTTCCATTCAAATTCCGTGGAGCGAATTGCAGTTTTCCTATTCGCGATCGAGCGGCCCGGGGGGACAGCATGTCAACAAGACCAACACGAAAGCGACGCTCAAGTGGGACGTCCGCCAAACCGAAGCAATCTCGCCGGCAATTAAAAGCCGCTTCGAGAAGCACTGGGGAGCTCGCATTAACAAGGAAGGCCTGCTCGTCATCACCAGCGAGGAAAGCCGCGAGCAGCGAAGCAATCAAGAGGCCTGTCTCGACAAACTGAAGCACATGATCACGCTTTCTGCAAAGCGTCCGAAGGTTCGCGTTCCGACGAAACCGTCGCGTAGCTCCGTGATCAAAGGGCAAGAGAAGAAACGCCAGCACAGCGACCGCAAGAGCCAGCGCCGGAAATCAAAGAACATTTCTTACCGCAACGATTAG
- a CDS encoding UvrB/UvrC motif-containing protein: MEPSDHSENIDHILNSWNFEPGKLTARITEASDGRDVLQMRIEMGLLQMEISGRPDGEKPYDFDSYLEYLQDQYLTDPTAQLTEDDCVEIDREFVQLYHRRICWLALREYDKAVRDADHTLKLMDVCRDHSDDEEWIDSHEHFRPFVMFHRIQAKALIELEKHTPEHAIEQLTEGVEELRAIYEAEGEVDTEDFEADELHVRLIELRETLREQFDVGQTLNEQLADAVANERYEQAAKLRDRIHKREDMR; the protein is encoded by the coding sequence ATGGAACCCTCTGATCACTCCGAAAACATCGACCACATCCTCAACTCGTGGAACTTCGAGCCCGGGAAACTTACGGCCCGAATCACCGAAGCTTCCGACGGTCGCGACGTTCTGCAGATGCGGATCGAGATGGGGCTGCTGCAGATGGAAATCAGCGGAAGACCAGATGGGGAAAAGCCTTACGACTTCGATTCCTACCTAGAATACCTTCAGGACCAATATCTGACCGATCCCACGGCCCAGCTTACCGAAGATGATTGCGTGGAGATCGACCGGGAATTCGTGCAACTTTATCATCGCCGCATCTGCTGGTTGGCTCTTCGTGAATATGACAAAGCGGTCCGAGACGCCGATCACACTCTGAAGCTGATGGACGTCTGTCGCGATCATTCTGACGATGAAGAATGGATCGATAGCCACGAGCATTTTCGCCCGTTTGTGATGTTCCATCGGATCCAAGCCAAAGCGCTGATCGAACTGGAAAAGCACACCCCGGAACATGCGATCGAGCAATTGACCGAAGGTGTAGAAGAACTTCGCGCTATCTATGAAGCCGAAGGGGAAGTCGATACCGAGGACTTCGAGGCAGACGAATTGCACGTCCGTTTGATCGAATTGCGGGAAACGCTTCGCGAACAATTCGACGTTGGACAGACGCTCAACGAGCAATTGGCAGACGCGGTGGCCAACGAACGCTACGAACAAGCTGCCAAATTACGAGACCGCATTCACAAGCGGGAAGATATGCGTTAA
- a CDS encoding Gfo/Idh/MocA family oxidoreductase: MSEKSTKPSSQKNVERRTFLKGTAALSTAAAVGSLTMARSAHAAGNDELKVALIGCGGRGNGAAVNATKGDENLKITVLADIFPDKVEASKRILGRQLGDRFAVTDENCFSGFDAYKQVMETDVDVVLLCTTPHFRPAHLEAAIAAGKHVFCEKPVAIDAPGCRKVMETVEKAKQKNLSIVSGLCWRYHPAVIATVEKIKEGMIGDVVSMQENYLAGTLWHRGNKPDWSEMEYQIRNWLYFTWLSGDHIAEQAIHSIDKGQWVMDDQTPVSCYGLGGREVRTDEEYGNIFDHHAVMFEYAGGQKMFHYTRQMAGCFNQTEDFIMGTNGNAKILAHTIEGQNNWKYDGPGGNMYDLEHKALYDGMRSGNIINNGDYMTKSTMCAIMGRMATYTGKKISWDEAWNSKEDLTPKTYEWGEVTIPTPIAVPGKTKLV, from the coding sequence ATGTCTGAGAAGTCGACCAAACCTTCGTCGCAGAAAAATGTCGAGCGACGCACCTTCCTGAAGGGTACCGCTGCCCTGAGTACTGCCGCTGCTGTTGGCAGTTTGACCATGGCTCGTTCCGCTCATGCCGCTGGCAATGATGAGCTGAAAGTAGCTTTGATCGGTTGTGGTGGCCGTGGTAACGGTGCCGCCGTGAATGCGACCAAGGGGGACGAAAACCTCAAGATCACCGTCCTGGCCGACATCTTCCCGGACAAAGTCGAAGCGTCGAAGCGAATCTTGGGACGCCAACTAGGCGACCGCTTCGCAGTGACCGACGAAAACTGCTTCAGCGGTTTCGACGCATACAAGCAAGTGATGGAAACCGATGTCGACGTCGTGCTGTTGTGCACAACGCCTCACTTCCGTCCAGCTCACTTGGAAGCCGCCATCGCCGCTGGCAAGCACGTCTTCTGCGAAAAGCCTGTCGCCATCGACGCACCTGGCTGTCGCAAAGTGATGGAAACGGTCGAAAAGGCCAAGCAGAAGAACCTCAGCATAGTGAGCGGTTTGTGCTGGCGATATCATCCTGCCGTGATCGCAACGGTCGAGAAGATCAAAGAAGGCATGATCGGCGACGTCGTTTCGATGCAGGAAAATTACCTTGCTGGAACGCTCTGGCATCGTGGCAACAAGCCTGATTGGTCGGAAATGGAATACCAGATCCGCAACTGGCTTTACTTCACTTGGCTCTCCGGCGATCACATCGCGGAACAAGCCATCCACAGCATCGACAAAGGCCAGTGGGTGATGGACGACCAAACGCCTGTTAGCTGCTATGGCCTGGGCGGTCGCGAAGTTCGTACTGACGAAGAATACGGCAACATCTTCGACCATCATGCAGTGATGTTCGAGTACGCTGGCGGCCAAAAGATGTTCCACTACACCCGTCAAATGGCTGGCTGTTTCAACCAGACCGAAGACTTCATCATGGGCACCAATGGGAACGCAAAGATCCTCGCTCACACGATCGAAGGTCAAAACAACTGGAAGTACGACGGCCCTGGCGGCAACATGTACGACTTGGAACACAAAGCCCTTTACGACGGCATGCGTTCCGGCAACATCATCAACAATGGCGACTACATGACCAAGAGCACCATGTGTGCCATCATGGGCCGCATGGCGACTTACACCGGCAAGAAGATCAGCTGGGACGAAGCTTGGAACAGCAAGGAAGACCTGACTCCTAAGACTTACGAATGGGGTGAAGTCACCATTCCTACGCCGATCGCCGTCCCTGGTAAGACCAAGTTGGTTTAA